In one Arthrobacter jinronghuae genomic region, the following are encoded:
- a CDS encoding lipase maturation factor family protein: MEWFSAEGYEFARQVLQRGIAAVYLIAFLSAAAQFPALLGENGLLPAPQFLARIKGRRIPTLFHWHYSDRFLLTVAWAGAAVSALLVAGVPQSGPWWLPMAAFLFIWGLYLSVVNIGQTFYGFGWESLLLEAGFLAAFLGSDDVAVPVAVLWAFRWLVFRLEFGAGLIKMRGDKVWRDLTALYYHHETQPMPNPASWFFHHLPKPLHRMEVLGNHFAQLVVPYFLFFPQPVASIAAAVVIVTQFWLVLSGNFAWLNVLTILLACTALSDSAVQAVLPGVQFAAPDPEATPAAFAVVVGAVTLAVLYWAWAPLKNLVRRGQLMNASFNRWHLSNAYGAFGSITRRRDEVVIEGTNDPPGPDARWLEYEFKGKPGDPRRMPRQFAPYHLRLDWLMWFLGLGAAGAWFPVLLRKLLAADRRTLRLLRRDPFDGEPPRWIRARVYRYRYSTPAELRRERVWWVREPRGFLVDPVEGPGITPGRS, translated from the coding sequence ATGGAATGGTTCAGCGCCGAAGGATACGAATTCGCCCGCCAGGTGCTGCAGCGCGGCATCGCCGCCGTGTACCTGATCGCGTTCCTCTCCGCCGCCGCCCAGTTCCCGGCGCTGCTCGGCGAAAACGGCCTGCTCCCGGCCCCGCAGTTCCTGGCCCGGATCAAGGGCAGGAGAATTCCCACCCTCTTCCACTGGCACTATTCGGACCGGTTCCTGCTCACCGTGGCGTGGGCAGGCGCCGCCGTCTCCGCGCTGCTGGTGGCGGGAGTGCCGCAGTCCGGGCCGTGGTGGCTGCCGATGGCAGCTTTCCTGTTTATCTGGGGGCTGTACCTGTCCGTGGTGAACATCGGGCAGACGTTCTACGGGTTCGGCTGGGAATCGCTGCTGCTGGAGGCGGGCTTCCTGGCCGCGTTCCTGGGCTCCGACGACGTCGCGGTTCCGGTCGCGGTGCTGTGGGCCTTCCGCTGGCTGGTGTTCCGGCTCGAATTCGGTGCGGGCCTGATCAAGATGCGCGGCGACAAGGTGTGGCGGGATCTCACCGCCCTGTACTACCACCACGAAACCCAGCCGATGCCGAACCCGGCCAGCTGGTTCTTCCACCATCTGCCAAAGCCGCTGCACCGGATGGAGGTGCTGGGCAACCACTTCGCCCAGCTGGTGGTGCCGTACTTCCTGTTCTTCCCGCAGCCGGTGGCTTCGATTGCCGCGGCGGTGGTGATCGTTACCCAGTTCTGGCTCGTCCTTTCGGGGAACTTCGCCTGGCTGAACGTGCTGACCATCCTGCTCGCGTGCACGGCCCTGAGCGATTCGGCCGTGCAGGCGGTGCTTCCGGGAGTGCAGTTCGCCGCACCGGATCCGGAGGCAACCCCGGCGGCGTTCGCCGTCGTCGTCGGCGCCGTAACCCTGGCGGTGCTGTACTGGGCGTGGGCACCGCTGAAGAACCTGGTCCGCCGCGGCCAGCTGATGAATGCCAGCTTCAACCGCTGGCACCTTTCCAATGCCTACGGTGCGTTCGGCAGCATTACGCGGCGCCGGGACGAGGTGGTCATCGAGGGCACCAACGATCCGCCGGGGCCGGACGCCCGCTGGCTGGAGTACGAGTTCAAGGGCAAGCCCGGGGACCCGCGCCGGATGCCGCGCCAGTTTGCGCCCTACCACCTGCGCCTGGACTGGCTGATGTGGTTCCTGGGCCTGGGCGCCGCCGGTGCCTGGTTCCCGGTGCTGCTGCGGAAGCTGCTCGCCGCCGACCGGCGGACCCTGCGCCTGCTGCGCAGGGACCCGTTCGACGGCGAGCCGCCCCGCTGGATCCGTGCCCGGGTCTACCGCTACCGCTATTCCACGCCGGCGGAACTGCGCCGCGAACGGGTCTGGTGGGTGCGGGAGCCCCGCGGGTTCCTGGTGGACCCCGTTGAGGGTCCGGGCATAACGCCGGGCCGGTCCTAG
- a CDS encoding pullulanase X25 domain-containing protein produces the protein MGSDTVENTALRLQAVLEILAAEDPSATGKVSRAKVLGAALDRVPLEGREAEALASGTTRGERALVNATTKLVKAGWILKEARSGWSITNEGRRALNDFPEPAHLSAALSGKPVAAAETASPAEEVVEEVLRDAVAVPSAPAEQHGSHPETGIPEPSFPQPESVALAGDFGAALGTEDWNPAGAQFAFDRHDELWKLTVDLPEGTYTYKVALNGSWDENYGFDAHRDGGNIELWHTGGPLTFLYDHATHNVVTKATA, from the coding sequence TTGGGCTCAGACACCGTTGAAAACACTGCGCTGCGGCTGCAGGCGGTCCTGGAGATCCTCGCAGCAGAGGACCCGTCAGCTACCGGCAAGGTCAGCAGGGCAAAGGTACTCGGTGCCGCCCTGGACCGTGTGCCGCTCGAAGGACGCGAAGCGGAGGCCCTGGCCAGCGGCACCACGCGCGGCGAGCGTGCCTTGGTGAACGCCACCACCAAACTCGTCAAGGCGGGCTGGATCCTCAAGGAAGCCCGCTCCGGCTGGAGCATCACCAACGAGGGCCGCCGGGCCCTGAATGACTTCCCGGAGCCGGCGCACCTGTCGGCCGCCCTCAGCGGGAAGCCGGTGGCAGCGGCAGAAACCGCTTCGCCGGCAGAGGAAGTAGTGGAAGAGGTCCTGCGCGACGCCGTCGCCGTCCCTTCCGCTCCGGCCGAGCAGCACGGCTCGCACCCGGAGACCGGCATCCCGGAACCGTCCTTCCCGCAGCCGGAGTCCGTGGCCCTCGCGGGCGATTTCGGCGCGGCGCTCGGCACCGAGGACTGGAATCCGGCCGGCGCGCAGTTCGCGTTCGACCGCCACGACGAACTGTGGAAGCTCACGGTGGACCTGCCCGAAGGCACGTACACCTACAAGGTGGCACTGAACGGTTCGTGGGACGAAAACTACGGGTTCGACGCACACCGCGACGGCGGCAATATCGAGCTGTGGCATACCGGCGGTCCGCTGACTTTCCTGTATGACCACGCCACGCACAACGTAGTCACCAAGGCAACCGCCTAG
- a CDS encoding lipoate--protein ligase family protein, with amino-acid sequence MPAALEVFRQEESLGAAADLDFALAMLDAVRSGGLGPALRIYRPRPTVALGQRDAKLPGFAAAQAACRRQGFEPLVRKAGGRAAAYHDGCLVLDHVAPDADALAGSRRRFADFGELLAGAFRKVGLTANVGEIPGEYCPGEFTVSGEAPGGERIKLVGTAQRVIAGGWLFSSVLVVDNALPLRRVLTDCYAELGLSWDPRTAGAARDLAPGLDMVQVQDAVLAAYAGYAPLVDGDFTALRGRVAQH; translated from the coding sequence GTGCCCGCCGCCTTGGAAGTGTTCCGGCAGGAGGAATCCCTGGGCGCCGCCGCCGACCTCGACTTCGCGCTCGCCATGCTCGACGCCGTCCGCAGCGGCGGGCTCGGCCCGGCCCTGCGGATTTACCGTCCCCGCCCCACGGTCGCCCTGGGGCAGCGCGACGCCAAGCTGCCCGGCTTCGCCGCGGCACAGGCTGCCTGCCGCCGGCAAGGATTCGAGCCGCTGGTCCGCAAGGCCGGCGGCCGGGCCGCCGCCTACCACGACGGCTGCCTGGTCCTGGATCACGTGGCGCCGGACGCCGATGCGCTCGCCGGCTCGAGGCGCCGGTTCGCGGACTTCGGCGAGCTGCTGGCCGGCGCGTTCCGCAAGGTCGGACTGACCGCCAATGTAGGCGAAATCCCGGGGGAGTACTGCCCCGGGGAATTCACCGTCTCCGGCGAGGCTCCCGGCGGGGAGCGGATCAAACTGGTGGGCACCGCCCAACGGGTGATTGCCGGCGGCTGGCTGTTTTCCTCAGTGCTGGTGGTGGACAACGCCCTCCCGCTCCGCCGGGTCTTGACCGACTGCTATGCCGAGCTCGGGCTGAGCTGGGACCCGCGCACCGCCGGAGCCGCCCGGGACCTCGCACCGGGACTGGATATGGTCCAGGTGCAGGACGCCGTCCTGGCCGCCTACGCCGGCTACGCACCCCTCGTTGACGGGGACTTCACCGCACTGCGGGGGAGAGTTGCGCAACACTAG
- a CDS encoding thioesterase family protein, translated as MAESYYRSLGNDAYEATIHTQGAWNPQEQHMAPISGLLAHCLEQFRPRPELRMARISYDIFGLIPRTAFEVKTSVLRPGRTIELVQAEMVVEGRTAVRATAWRLARGSTAEVAAVEDEAMPGPAEAGTHEGMTEWPGAFIESLEKRALPGLRPGRGRAWLRTPHEMVEGTPTSDLVRLVGMADTANGISTRVPPGGDSYMFPNVDLQLHLHREPRGEWLGLDTQVTFGADGIGLTSTVLHDLQGPFGRSEQILTVRPLGGA; from the coding sequence GTGGCTGAATCGTATTACCGCTCGCTGGGCAACGACGCCTATGAGGCAACCATCCACACCCAGGGGGCCTGGAACCCGCAGGAGCAGCACATGGCTCCCATTTCCGGCCTGCTGGCCCACTGCCTGGAGCAGTTCCGTCCACGCCCCGAGCTGCGCATGGCCCGGATCAGCTACGACATTTTCGGGTTGATCCCGCGCACCGCCTTCGAGGTGAAAACCTCCGTCCTGCGCCCCGGACGGACCATTGAACTGGTGCAGGCCGAGATGGTGGTTGAGGGCCGCACCGCCGTTCGCGCCACCGCCTGGCGCCTTGCCCGCGGCTCGACGGCCGAGGTGGCCGCCGTGGAAGACGAGGCCATGCCCGGCCCGGCAGAGGCGGGCACCCATGAAGGCATGACCGAGTGGCCCGGGGCTTTTATTGAATCCCTGGAGAAACGGGCGCTGCCGGGGCTGCGTCCGGGCCGCGGCCGGGCGTGGCTGCGCACCCCGCACGAAATGGTGGAAGGCACGCCGACGTCGGACCTGGTCCGCCTCGTGGGCATGGCAGACACCGCCAACGGTATTTCCACCCGCGTGCCCCCGGGCGGTGACAGCTACATGTTCCCGAACGTGGACCTGCAGCTGCACCTGCACCGCGAACCCCGGGGGGAATGGCTGGGCCTGGACACCCAGGTGACCTTCGGTGCCGACGGCATCGGCCTGACTTCGACGGTCCTGCATGACCTGCAGGGACCGTTTGGGCGCAGCGAGCAGATCCTGACCGTCCGGCCGCTCGGCGGAGCGTAG
- a CDS encoding aldo/keto reductase → MEYTHLGRSGLSVSRLCLGTMNFGPKTDEADAHAIMDSARDTGINFFDTANVYGWGERKGWTEQIIGRWFAKGGGRREDTVLATKLYGSMSERPNDTYLSALNIRRALDASLKRLQTDYIDLYQFHHVDRNTPWEEIWQAMEVAVAQGKIIYNGSSNFAGWHIARAQENASRRNFAGLVSEQSIYNLINRSVELEVLPAAQQYGLGILPWSPLQGGLLGGILAKEADGGGRRAEGRVRNLLEKHEEQIRQYEALAAELDILPGVLALAWLLHQPAVTAPLVGPRTQEQLDEALLALDVTLDARTLARLDGIFPGHSPAPEDYAW, encoded by the coding sequence ATGGAATATACGCATCTTGGCCGCTCCGGCCTGTCCGTGTCCCGCCTGTGCCTGGGCACCATGAACTTCGGACCCAAAACCGACGAGGCGGACGCCCACGCCATCATGGACTCCGCCCGGGATACCGGCATCAACTTCTTCGATACCGCCAACGTCTACGGCTGGGGGGAGCGTAAGGGCTGGACCGAGCAGATCATCGGACGCTGGTTCGCCAAAGGCGGCGGGCGGCGCGAGGACACCGTCCTCGCCACCAAGCTCTACGGCTCCATGAGCGAACGCCCCAATGACACCTACCTCTCGGCCTTGAACATCCGGCGCGCCCTGGACGCCAGCCTGAAGCGGCTGCAGACCGATTACATCGACCTCTACCAGTTCCACCACGTTGACCGGAACACGCCGTGGGAGGAGATCTGGCAGGCCATGGAGGTGGCGGTGGCGCAGGGCAAGATCATTTACAACGGCAGCAGCAACTTCGCCGGCTGGCACATTGCCCGGGCACAGGAAAACGCCAGCCGGCGGAACTTTGCAGGGCTGGTGAGCGAGCAGAGTATTTACAACCTGATCAACCGGTCCGTGGAACTGGAAGTCCTTCCCGCGGCGCAGCAGTACGGGCTCGGAATCCTGCCGTGGTCCCCTCTGCAGGGCGGCCTGCTCGGCGGGATCCTGGCGAAGGAGGCCGACGGCGGCGGGCGGCGTGCCGAGGGCAGGGTGCGGAACCTGCTGGAGAAACACGAGGAGCAGATCCGGCAGTACGAGGCACTGGCCGCGGAACTGGACATCCTGCCCGGCGTCCTGGCACTGGCCTGGCTGCTGCACCAGCCCGCGGTGACGGCCCCGCTGGTGGGCCCGCGCACCCAAGAGCAGCTGGACGAGGCACTGCTGGCCCTGGACGTCACCCTGGATGCACGGACGCTGGCCCGGCTGGACGGGATCTTCCCCGGGCACTCACCGGCGCCGGAGGACTACGCCTGGTAA
- a CDS encoding SOS response-associated peptidase, with protein MCGRYVMARATSDLVSAFAVEQTVGPDVLPSWNVAPTDDVRIVTERFSNEAPVRRLATAKWGLVPVWAKDPKIGSRMINARRETILEKPAFRKAAVKRRALVPADGYYEWEKSADGKIPTYLYSGKQDPLAFAGLYEFWPDPALPEDHEHKWLLSVTIITTKATDALGHIHDRTPLIIPPDLYADWLDPKLTDGADVAQLLDAVPEPTLTPRVVSREVNSVRNNGPELIEPASA; from the coding sequence ATGTGCGGACGGTACGTAATGGCAAGGGCAACGTCGGATCTGGTCTCGGCGTTCGCCGTCGAGCAAACGGTGGGACCGGACGTGCTCCCGTCCTGGAACGTTGCCCCCACGGATGATGTGCGGATCGTCACCGAGCGGTTCTCCAATGAAGCACCGGTGCGGCGGCTGGCGACGGCTAAATGGGGGCTGGTTCCCGTCTGGGCCAAGGACCCCAAGATCGGATCCCGGATGATCAACGCCCGGCGGGAAACCATCCTGGAGAAACCGGCGTTCCGCAAGGCGGCCGTGAAGCGCCGTGCCCTGGTGCCGGCAGACGGTTACTACGAGTGGGAAAAGTCCGCGGACGGCAAGATCCCCACCTACCTGTACTCCGGCAAACAGGACCCGCTGGCGTTCGCCGGGCTGTATGAGTTCTGGCCGGACCCGGCGCTGCCGGAGGACCACGAACACAAGTGGCTGCTGAGCGTCACCATCATCACCACGAAAGCCACGGACGCGCTCGGCCACATCCACGACCGCACCCCGCTGATCATTCCGCCGGACCTCTACGCGGACTGGCTGGACCCGAAGCTGACGGACGGGGCAGATGTCGCCCAGCTGCTGGACGCCGTGCCCGAACCCACGCTGACCCCGCGGGTGGTGTCCCGCGAGGTCAACTCGGTGCGCAACAACGGGCCGGAACTGATCGAGCCTGCGAGCGCCTGA
- a CDS encoding NmrA/HSCARG family protein — MNDPSPLIAVVGATGHQGSAVVTALLERGAKVRALVRDPSGSRAASLADRGVELVPGDLTDPDSLDAFLKGADAAYAMATMAGPGGTEQETANGVALADAARRTGLPHLLYSSVGGAERQSGVPHFESKRRVEEHIEALGLHATFLRPVFFTDNFQGFGVSTEDGEVVVRMPLPDNIPLQMVAVHDVGRAAAAILAGGTDVEGGAVEIAGDELTGSQIAAAFGEAAGLPARYEALPLEVVESQGDLAAMFRWFGQTSAYRGDFEATRALLGDAPLDLPGWIRASGWTAG; from the coding sequence GTGAATGATCCATCCCCCTTGATAGCCGTTGTCGGTGCCACCGGGCATCAGGGCAGCGCCGTCGTGACCGCGCTGCTTGAGCGCGGCGCGAAGGTCCGCGCACTGGTCCGGGACCCCTCCGGCAGCCGCGCTGCGTCGCTCGCGGACCGCGGCGTCGAACTGGTTCCGGGAGACCTGACGGACCCGGACAGCCTCGATGCGTTCCTCAAGGGAGCGGACGCCGCCTACGCGATGGCCACCATGGCCGGGCCGGGCGGAACGGAACAGGAAACCGCCAACGGCGTGGCGCTCGCGGACGCGGCCCGGCGGACGGGTTTGCCGCATCTTCTCTACAGCTCCGTCGGCGGAGCCGAACGGCAGTCGGGGGTGCCCCACTTTGAAAGCAAGCGCCGCGTCGAGGAGCACATCGAGGCCCTGGGCCTGCACGCCACGTTCCTGCGCCCCGTGTTCTTCACTGATAACTTTCAAGGCTTCGGCGTCAGCACGGAGGACGGTGAAGTGGTGGTGCGGATGCCGCTGCCGGACAACATCCCGCTGCAGATGGTCGCCGTGCACGACGTCGGCCGGGCTGCGGCCGCGATCCTGGCCGGCGGCACCGACGTGGAGGGCGGTGCCGTCGAAATCGCGGGGGATGAGCTCACCGGCTCGCAGATCGCAGCAGCTTTCGGTGAGGCCGCCGGGCTGCCGGCCCGTTATGAGGCGCTGCCGCTGGAGGTGGTCGAGTCCCAGGGGGATCTGGCGGCGATGTTCCGCTGGTTCGGGCAAACTTCCGCCTACCGGGGCGACTTCGAGGCAACCCGCGCCCTGCTGGGGGATGCCCCGCTGGATCTGCCCGGTTGGATCAGGGCCTCGGGATGGACGGCGGGCTGA
- a CDS encoding aldo/keto reductase, with protein MTESPRTVVPELTLGNSVRIPQLGFGVFQVPADRAQEVVEDALAAGYRHIDTAAAYGNEAGVGAAIAASGIPRSEIFVTTKLRNGDQDRARAAFLDSRRALNLDVVDLYLIHWPVPSQGMFVQAWKELEALYRDGYMRAIGVSNFLADHLDALYEQSQVLPAVNQIELHPGFQQAALAADTISRGIAVEAYSPLGQGRELGGPEVAALAEKYAATAAQVVLAWHLGSGRIVIPKSSDSGRMRENLAAVGLELTQEELDLLDGLEGGRRIGADPATADFSQF; from the coding sequence ATGACAGAGAGTCCCCGCACCGTTGTTCCGGAACTGACGCTCGGCAACTCCGTACGGATTCCGCAATTGGGGTTCGGCGTCTTCCAGGTCCCGGCTGACCGGGCGCAGGAAGTGGTGGAGGACGCCCTGGCTGCCGGATACCGTCATATCGACACCGCTGCCGCGTATGGCAACGAGGCCGGAGTGGGAGCGGCCATCGCCGCGTCCGGCATTCCCCGGTCCGAGATCTTCGTGACCACCAAGCTGCGCAACGGAGACCAGGACCGGGCGCGGGCTGCGTTCCTGGACAGCCGGCGAGCGCTGAACCTCGACGTCGTCGACCTCTACCTGATCCATTGGCCGGTGCCCTCGCAGGGGATGTTCGTGCAGGCCTGGAAGGAACTCGAGGCCCTGTACCGGGACGGCTATATGCGCGCCATCGGGGTCTCCAACTTCCTCGCCGACCATTTGGATGCCCTGTACGAGCAGAGCCAGGTCCTGCCGGCCGTGAACCAGATCGAACTGCATCCCGGGTTCCAGCAGGCGGCGCTCGCGGCCGACACCATTTCCCGCGGCATCGCCGTCGAGGCCTACAGTCCGTTGGGGCAGGGCAGGGAACTGGGCGGGCCGGAAGTGGCGGCGCTCGCAGAGAAGTACGCAGCCACGGCGGCGCAGGTGGTGCTGGCCTGGCACCTGGGTTCGGGAAGGATCGTCATTCCCAAATCGTCCGACTCGGGGCGGATGCGGGAGAACCTGGCCGCCGTCGGTCTGGAACTGACGCAGGAGGAACTGGACCTCCTGGACGGGCTGGAGGGCGGACGCCGGATCGGTGCCGATCCGGCGACGGCGGACTTCAGCCAGTTCTGA